A stretch of Candidatus Eisenbacteria bacterium DNA encodes these proteins:
- a CDS encoding Jag N-terminal domain-containing protein — MRSVIGEGRTDAEALDRALKELGASLDEVRVEVLEEKRGALFGLLGGRKIRVRVTRQEDAARKIEEVLDGILKRLGIGARVNVRADKGDYSVEVVTMESDGLLIGKHGETLHAIEHLLNRILHRDRGEQGRVRVDIGGYRERRDDQLRSKALGMARKVKESGRELSTDPLYSPDRRVIHLALTGDPAVRTYTVGEGLYKSVVVAPAGGRSEGVRAGGGEKRPRPARSGDRRRR; from the coding sequence ATGAGAAGCGTCATCGGTGAGGGACGCACCGACGCGGAAGCGCTCGATCGCGCGCTGAAGGAGCTCGGAGCCAGCCTCGACGAGGTGCGGGTGGAGGTGTTGGAGGAAAAACGCGGGGCGCTGTTCGGCCTCCTCGGAGGGCGAAAGATCCGCGTCCGGGTGACCCGCCAAGAGGACGCCGCGCGGAAGATCGAGGAGGTTCTCGACGGAATCCTGAAGCGCCTCGGAATCGGCGCGCGCGTGAACGTGCGCGCGGACAAGGGAGATTATTCCGTCGAGGTCGTGACGATGGAGTCGGACGGGCTTCTCATCGGGAAGCACGGCGAGACCCTTCATGCGATCGAGCATCTCCTCAACCGGATTCTGCACAGAGACCGCGGAGAGCAGGGGCGGGTACGCGTCGATATCGGCGGGTACCGCGAGCGGCGCGACGACCAGCTCCGCTCGAAGGCGCTCGGCATGGCGCGCAAGGTGAAGGAATCGGGGCGCGAGCTCTCGACCGATCCGCTCTACTCGCCCGATCGGCGCGTGATCCATTTGGCGCTCACGGGCGATCCGGCGGTTCGCACGTACACCGTCGGCGAGGGGCTCTACAAGAGCGTGGTGGTCGCCCCGGCGGGCGGGCGGAGCGAGGGGGTGCGGGCCGGCGGCGGCGAGAAGAGGCCGCGACCCGCGCGATCCGGAGACCGCCGCCGGCGGTAG